DNA from Evansella sp. LMS18:
GCTGGCAGACCCTTATACTCTTGGAGCTTCTTCCGGGTCGGCTGTCGGGGCGGTTGCAGTAATCTATTTTGGCCTGTCGTTGCCATTGCTTGGCATGCTGACACTGCCGGTCGTCTCCATTGCGGCAGGCTTTCTCACTTTGATTCTCGTCCTGGCATTTGCAAGGATGGTACAGCGGAGCCTGGCTGTGGAAACTATCATTCTAACAGGCATTATCTTCAGTTCATTTTTAGGCGCTGTCATCTCATTATTTATCGCTCTTAGCGGAGATGAATTAAGACAGCTTATCTACTGGCTCCTCGGTTCAGTCGGAATGAGGGGATGGAATCATGTCTATATTATCATTCCTTTTTTTGCCGCCGGATTTCTGTTGTTACTCGTCCACTGGCGCGAACTAAACGCTTTTGTTTTCGGTGAACAGTCGGCCCATCATCTTGGGATTAACGTTGGCCGTAAAAAAGTAATGATATTATTTGCAGCGTCACTGCTGACAGGCGCGGCGGTAGCAGTCTCCGGCACAATTGGATTTGTGGGTCTCGTAATCCCCCACTTTGTCCGGATACTCTGGGGTGCTGACCACAAGCATCTTATTCCTCTGTCTGCCATGGCAGGCGGAGCATTTCTTGTATTTGCAGACATTATATCCAGAACGATCATTGCCCCCGTAGAACTTCCCATCGGAGTCATTACTGCAATTATAGGAGCTCCTGTGTTCGGTCTTATACTCATAAGTAAACACCGGGGGAAACTTGCATAGAAAGGAGGAGAGTGCATGCTTGAAGTGAAGGGGTTAACTGGAGGTTATGGAGATAATCCTGTAGTGCGTAAATTGGACTTCAAAGCGGAAAAGGGGACATTCTTTGGGATACTTGGTCCGAACGGATGCGGGAAGTCCACACTGCTTAAACTTATCACAGGTGTACTGGAAAAACAGGCAGGGGAAGTGATTATTGATGGTATGCAACTGGAAACGTACGACAGAAAGTCACTGGCAAGAAAAATAACCCTTCTTCCCCAGCAGCCCGAAAGCTCATTTTCCTACACAGTTAAGGATGTCATCGAGATGGGGAGATACCCTCATAAAAAAGGGCTTTTTCACTTTTACGATGAGACAGATGAAAGGAAAGTGAATGAAGTTATCAGTCTTCTTCACCTGGAAAAGTATGCTGCTCTCCCTCTGCCATCGTTAAGCGGCGGCGAGCAGCAAAGGGTTTACCTCGCCAGGGCGCTCGTCCAGGAGCCTGCTATCCTGCTTCTCGATGAACCTACGAATCATCTGGACATTTCTTATCAGATTGAAATGATGAAACAAATTAAAGGGCTTGCAAGAGAAAAGGGAATTACAATTATTGCCGTTCTGCATGATTTGAACATGGCCAGTCTCTTCTGTGATGAAATCCTGTTAATGAGCGAAGGAGAGAAAGTTTCTCTGAGCGGGCCTAAGCAGGCCCTGAGCGAGAGGAATGTTTCAGGTGTGTACAATACTCCTCTGATGAGAAGAGATCATCCTACAGCTCCCAAGCCGTTAATAACTTTCGATTTTCAGGAGAAAGGAAATTGGACCAATAACAGCGAATTATTATCTTATAAGGAAACAGCAGATGTAATCAAAATTTCAGCTGAAGGGTTTATGAAGACCTTGACTACTTCGGAAAAAGAAGAGGGTTTCTCATGGGAACAGGAATTTAACTTTAAAAAGAAGTACCGGGAGTCTGTAAGTCTCCAGAGTGATGACAACTTCCTTTTTGTATCGGATAAAGGCTGCACGCTAAAGCGAGGGAGACTTTTAACTGATGATAGTAACCAATTGCTTATTTTGAAAAACAGCAGGAATGAAATCGCAGTACTGGCTATTTTTATGGATGAATTTTTGATGGAATCAGATTTTTTCAGACTGCTTATTAAAATTGGCAAATGGCTTGGGGAAAATCCCCATACAGAGAGTAAGGAAGAGGAACCATTTATTGTGCTGGCAGCATCACAGCGAAAATCTGGAGAAAACCGAAGTAAAGATGATCTAAACCTGTCCCTGAAAAAACTTATAACTTATGGGATATCTCTTGAGCTGAACAAGGAGGTTTAGTAGTGAAAATATATACAAAAAAAGGTGATACCGGAGACACACAGTTAATTGGCAAGAGAGTAAGGAAAACAAATGAGCGGGTGGAAGCGTACGGCACGCTCGATGAGCTGAACAGCTTTATTGGCCTGGCAGTCGCGTCCCTTCAGGATGAGAAAATGGAAGACCTGGTAAAGGATCTTCAGAAAATCCAGCACGAGCTGTTTGACTTGGGCGGCGACCTTGCCAATGTAAGTAAAAAAACAGGTGAGGAATGGGCCATCAAAGAGGAATATGTACCATATTTAGAAAAGAGGATTGACGTTTATACAGAAGAATTAACTCCTTTCAGAGCTTTTATCCTGCCAGGAGGTTCCTCTGCCGCGGCCCATCTCCACGTATGCCGGACGGTTGCAAGAAGAGGGGAACGGAACATTCTGCGTATAAACGATGAATATGAGATTCCTCCGGCAGCTGTAAAGTATCTTAACCGCCTGTCAGACTTTTTCTTTACTGCGGCCAGAACTGTGAATGAAAGATATGGGAAAGAGGATATCTTGTATAAGCGTAATAGCTGATCTCTATGGTCAAAATGTGGAAGAGGGCTGAATCCAATTTGTGTGAAATAATGTGCTTCGGGAAACATTAATAATTAATTTAAATAACAAAACGCCTGGATTATAAAATCCAGGCGTTTTTGTTTAATGTTATTTAATACGATGCAACGTCATTAAAGACTTTCTCCAGATTTTTGGCACTACTCACTGGATATGGGTGGTTTTATCGAAAATATTACTACACAAGAATTTCTATGTCCGCTTCTTCTCTGAGCTCTTCAAGATACTTCAGCTGTTTCAGATGGAGCTCGATTTCTTCCTGTTCCTCCTCGAACTCACCCATTGTTTCATCCTGAAGCTGGAGCTGTTCATAATACTCGAGTACTTCATCCTCGCTGACTTCAAGCTCGGATTCATCGAGATGGTTGAGTGTCAGCAGTTCTTCTCTTCTGAGCTCATCCTCAATTTCACTGCGGAGGAGTTCTTCTGTGTAATTTTGCTGCTCAAGGGCAGCTTCATAATCTTCCTCAGAAGGGAACTGAGCAATAATTTGTTCCAGCTGGGCATCTACTTCCTCAGTATCTACTGAAATATCCTGGCGTTCAGCTTCCTGCACTAATAATTCATTTGTTATCATTTGATTAAGGAGCTCGTCACGAAGCATATGCACCATTTCTTCATTTTCCTCATCCTCAGGATCTAATCCCCACATAGCTAGTCTCTGATTTAGCATTTCATCCAGTTCATTTACAGTTATTTCTTCACCGTTTACACGGGCAGCAGCTTCTTCGCTTCCCTCATCGGTTTCATTATCTGTTTCAGGGGCTGCTTCCTCATTTCCTGTGTTTTCATCAACAGGCGTGTTTCCGGCCCCGTTATCATCATTATCCCCGCAACCGGAAATAATCAATACTGCTGCAGCTGAAAGAGCGAGCAGACCTTTTCCTTTTAAATTAAGCATTCGTGCTTCCACCTTTCTGGTTACTCAGTATACATTTGGACTAGTACCCACTTTACCATAAATTTAAAATCCATTTCAAACTAACCATTGGAGGGTCCGAAAGTATCTGCAGAAAGTCCGCGCTCACCGTTCAGTTAACTATGTTATCCATGTTATGATTAAGGAAAAAATGGAGGGGAAGACATGCGGACTGATTACCATAATCACCTGGAGAAAGGAACATTGACTTTTGATTATTTGCTTAAATTTATAAAGGAAGCGGAAAGAAAGGGAATTGCTGAACTTGGCATATCTGAACACGCCTACCATTTTTATGAGACGGAGAACATACTGAGCAATCCATGGGTGAATGATCGAAGATGGTATAAAATGGAGGAGTATGTAAGCTTGTTCAAAGAGGCGAGGGAAAAAGGCTTCAATGTGAAAATGTCCATCGAAATGGATTACACTCCAGGCAAGCATAAAGAGATGGCTGAATTTATTAACTCTTATAAATTTGACTATGTAATAGGGAGCGTACACTGGAATGGGGACTTTGGCGTTGATTTGGCAGAATTCAGGACAGAGTGGGAAAAAAGAGATCTGAAAAAAATATATTCCGAGTATTATGATCAGATTGTAACTCTTGCCCAGTCGAACTTGTTTGATATTGTGGGGCATCTCGACCTGGTGAAAATATTCCGATACATACCGGAGGATCAGGATTTTCTCTTTGAACAATATGAAAGAGCTACAGACGCCCTTGCAGCTTCGGATACATGCATTGAACTGAGTACTGCCGGTTTAAGAAAACCTGTGGAAGAAATGTATCCCCATCCGGATTTATTGAAAATGTGCTGTGAAAAAGGCATCCCTCTCGTGCTTTCTTCTGACGCCCACGAGCCGGACCATGTGGGCTATGAGTATGATAAAGCAGTAAGCTTAGCAAAGGAAGCAGGATATACTGCAGTAACTGTTTTTAATCAGCGGGATAGGACGTCCGCTCCGCTTGAATAAATAAAGTGCATGGAAATACAAGTACAGCTGCATGGAGCGACCATGCAGCTGTAATCTTATTTTAATTTATGGACAGTTCCAGAGGAGAAACAGAGTAAATTTCCTCAATCGTGCGGAAGCTTTCAATTACTTTCCGTTCACAGACTTTGTCGATGGCAAGAAGCATTATAGCACGGCCGCCCTCACTTCTTCTCCCTACCTGCATCGTCGCAATGTTAATCCCATGTGTACCAAGAAGCTGCCCGACTTTTCCAATAACCCCAGGCTGATCATTATGCTGGATAAACAGATTGTGCTTCTGCGGCTGGAAATCTATCTGAAAGTCATTCAGCTGGATGATCCTTGCTCCGAATTCCTTGTGGTAGGTACCAAATATACTTATACCGGAAAACTCGCCTGTTAAATCAGCCTGTATCAAATTTGAATAGCCTTTCGAGTCGTTGAGATGTTTTTCACTTACCTGTATGCCTCTTTCTTTTGCTATAAGAGGTGCGTTAACCTCATTTACATAACTGTCAATCTGGTTTTCAAAAAATCCGCACAGAAAACTTCTGTTAAAAAAGTTTGTATTCTGATGGGAAATCTCCCCGGCATAAGAAAGGTCTATCTGCTTAACTGGCCCTTCTGACAATTGTGTCCCAATTTCCCCCATTGTTTTCGTTAATTTATAAACCGGGAGATATTGTTCGTAATCCCCTTGCTCAAAATATGGGAGGTTAACTGCATGAATTGCCGGCTGGCCTTCAAGGAACTGGGCCACCTCCTGAGACACCTGCTCTGCCACGTGAAGCTGGGCTTCCGTTGTTGAAGCAGCGATGTGCGGAGTGGTGATTACTTGCGGAAACTTGGAAAGCGGGTGATTAACAGCTGGCTCTTTTTCATATACGTCAATAGCAGCTCCTCTTACATGCCCTTCAGATAAAGCAGCTTCAAGAGCCTTTTCATCTATAATGCCGCCTCTTGCGCAGTTTAATATATACACACCGCTTTTCATCCTTCTAAAAGCAGCCTCATTAATTATTCCTTTTGTGTCTTTTGTCAGCGGGGTATGAACAGTAATAATATCACTTTCTTCAAGCAGCTCTTCCAGTTCAGAGGCTTTCACTTTGTGTTTATCTGCTCTTTCCTTGGTCAGAAAAGGATCGTAGGCGAGCACTTTCATCTGAAAGGCATTTGCCCGTTTCGCCAGCTCTGTGCCAATTCTTCCAAAACCTATAATTCCGATTGTTTTACCGAAAAGTTCAGTTCCCTGAAAATTTTTTCTTTCCCACTTTCCCTGCTTCATGGAGGCATCTGCCTGCGGGATATTCCGAAGCAGCGATATCATCATAGCAAAAGTATGTTCCGCTGTGGAAATGGTGTTGCCTTCAGGGGCATTTACTACCACAACCCCTTGTTTTGTAGCCGCATTCAAGTCTATATTATCCGTTCCTACACCAGCCCTGCCAATAATTTTAAGGTTTTCCATCTGCTCTAAGTATTCTTCTGTAACCTGGGTTGCGCTTCTGATAAGCAACGCATCTATTTGCTTCAATGGGAGTGAGGTGCTTGTGAGAGGTTCGAAAACAAGCTTTATTGACTCGTTCCTGTACAACGGCTGCAGTCCTTCCTCACTAATCTGGTCTGAAATAAGCACTGTAAATGTCTTCTGCTCGATTTTGTCTTTAACTCTCATAACTCCGCCTCCGATTTAATTTTCTTTTTAGTGACAATCATAACATGAAGACAGAATTTTCACACGGAATGGTTAACAGAAAATTTATTTTTTTCTTAATTGAATAATTATGCTGCAAAAATTATAATTGAACCAATAAAACAAAGGAGGGCTGAAAATGAAAAAACCAAATCACACGATACACAGCCATTGCCATCACAATGTATGGGATAACAGCCTTGAGCCAGCACTCTCAGTGTCCCCTGGGAAGAGCGTGTACTTTGAGGTAATCGACTCGTCAGGAGGGCAGCTTTCCCCTTCATCTGATGTATCAGATGTAAGAAATCTGGATTTCAGCAAAGTGAATCCTGTGACAGGGCCTGTATACATAGAAGGAGCGAAACAGGGTGACACCCTTGAAGTGGAAATTGAAGGATTCGGGCCTCAAAGCTGGGGATGGACGGCAATTATTCCAGGGTTCGGTCTGCTGAGTGAGGAATTTGCCGATCCATATCTTAAAATATGGGATTTAAAGAAGAATACCCACGCGGAGTTCCTGCCTGGAATAGAAATACCTGTAAATCCCTTTCCGGGAACGATTGGTACTGCTTTGCATGAACCGGGTGAACATAGCGTAGTGCCGCCTCGCCAGAATGGAGGGAATATGGATATCAGGCATCTGACGAAAGGCACTAAACTATACTTGCCAGTATGGGTGGATGGCGCTCTGTTTTCTGTAGGGGATACTCATGCTGCCCAGGGGGATGGTGAAGTGTGCGGAACGGCTATTGAAGCCCCGATGGACATTCAGCTGAAGTTTAAAGTCCATAAAGGGAAACAGATAAAGGAGCCCCAGTTTGTTACACCAGGTCCTCTCACTCAGGGGAACGGAGAGAAAGGCTATTATGTAACTACAGGGTTCAGTCCTGACCTGATGGAAGCAACGAAAAAGTCCATAAGCTACATGATTGAGCATTTAATCTCTCAATATGGCCTTAGTGACCAGGAAGCGTATGCTCTTTGCAGTGTGGCTGTGGATTTAAAGATCAGTGAAGTCGTAGACGTACCGAACTATTTAGTTTCCGCCTGCCTGCCGCTGAATATTTTCAAATGATAAATTGCCTGTAACAAAGCCGAGTATATACCATTAAGATTACTCCCTGGTCTTTTTCAGGGAGCTTTTACTTTGTACCTGAACCAGTGATAATGGGGTTGATATGCCATCCATCTACTTCGCTTTCCGCGGGCGGCTGGTAAGCCTCCTCATTGCTTCGCAACTGTGGGTCTTACCCCTGCCTTTCTTCCCGCAGGAGTCTCGTAGATTCCTGTCACATCAACCTTTTTATATACTTTGTACAGAGTAACCTGAATAGTAGATAGGGTTTCATCTTAATCTGCTAAATTGAACTACTCCACCTTAATTTCACTAGAAATTTGAAGATGGAGATTCCTAAGAACACCAACTTAAGTCAGTTTTTGATTAGGCTATCCCCGCAGTTCCTGCGGTTAATCGTAAGGCTTCCTTACAAATGTTTATACTTGCGTTAATGTGCTGGCGCTTTTCTTTATTGCCGCGAAGAAAACTAAATAGTATTGCAGCTATTGACAAATACCGGTAAAATCAATGAGAGGGGAAAATTGGTGTAATTTTTTTACGGACTTTGTTTGTCCCGTTATTCACATACTGGGGGGTTACAAAATGAAAGACTGGAAGAACCATCTGAAAGAAATGCCTTTTTTTGAAGGGCTGACCAATGAAGAGCTGGAGCCAGTTCTGACAATGAGCAGAATACGGCAGCTTAAAGATAAAGAAGTCCTCTTTTGGGAAGGGGAGCCGAAGACCCACATATATGTACTTGGGGAAGGGACAATCCTTATCAGTAAGCTCACGGAAACAGGGGAGGAGAGCTTAATAAATGTTCTTGGTGAGGGAGAGATATTCCCGCATTCAGGTTTTTTTGGCTCGTCAGTGTATCCTGGAACTGCCACAGCAAAGAAAAATGTGACTGTGCTGGCTATTCCAATTGACTCCTTTGAGAAATTAATTGAGAGTAATCCTGAAATAGCGATAAGAATCATCCAGGTAATGAATAAAAAAATTTTTTACCTGCAGAAAAAGCTGAACGAAATCCTGTCCTTAAATGTGGAATCCCGGCTTAAAGGAGCTATGGCGCATTTGCAGGATACCCAGGGAGACGTAATCCGTCTCACTCATCAGGAAATGGGGAACATAATAGGTTCTACAAGGGAAACTGTAAGCAGACAGCTGAAAAAATGGGAGAAGCAAGGCCTGGTGGAGGTGAAAAAAGACAGGGTTATCCTGAAGGAGGATTTTGAGAGAGTGTAAAAAGCTTATCATCCAGCTTCAGGGGAAAAAAAGGGAAGACCACCGATAACTAACCGGTGGTCATTGTTTATTTGTTTTATTCAAACTTTAAAGCGTCTCCTTCGAATGGCTCGTCAGCGACTTTAATGGAGTCTGTCGGGCATCCTTCGTGAGCATCTTCCATATCTTCGTAAAGCTCTTCCGGAACCTCAGTGTTTCCTTCGTTGTCATCAAGAATAACAAATGCGATTCCATCATCATCATAGTCATAAATATCTGGTGCTGCAGCTCCACATGCGCCACAAGCAATACATGTGTCTTTGTCTACGATTGTGTACTTTGCCATAACAAAAAACCTCCCATGAATTAGAAATATAATATAAATTAATAGTCCCTTTGTTCTCTCTGTTTATTCTAAAAGGGGAAAAGATATTCCTTCAATTGTGAAGAAAGTTCTTTCATATTTTATTGTAAAGGTTATAAACTTACATTTCAATATAAAATTAGACTGTGCAGTTTCCTTCCGATTGCAGCACAAAACCATAGTCTTCACAGAAACACGTGACTGCTTTTACAGAGAATGGTATTTGCATGACAAGTAAACGATAGATACTCAGTGGTCTCTTCACTGAAGAAGTACTTTAGTAGCTTGACCTGCAGCCAGTCACTTATAATAAAATAAATGGTTCGAAGGGGTAAAAAAATGAGCTGTTTAGAATGGATTATTTTAACATTAATAAACAGAGTGAACGGGCAGCGGACATCCGGAGGCGTATACCACTTGCTGACAGGCAAGCGCTCCGCTCAGACAATACAGGATGCCCGTTTATTCGACTGTTATAAAATAGCAGGTTCAGTTAAAACCCTCAGCAGAGAAAGATTTGAAGATTCAGTTTCCCATATGCTCAAACAAGGCGTTCTGTCTGAATCAGAAGAAAATTTCTATATACTTACAAGCAAAGGCAGAGAAGCACTTCAAACACTTGATAGGAAATATAAGCTCCCTCCTTATTTTAACGGAGGAAAATACGAATGGTCTGGCCTTGCTTCAATTTACTGGGATAGGTTTTCTTTATTTTTCCAGACCCTTGCTTCATTTACTGTAAATGAAAAACAGTTTATCCCTGTAAGTTACAGACTGGATACTCAGAGATGGGTTAAACAGAAAATCAGGGAGCTGCGTCAGCCTGCTGCCGCAGCAAGTGAACAATTATACAATGAACTGGTTGATTTCTTACAACAGCTGCCTGAGAGGGAGGCAGAGCTGTTTGTTTCCAGGCTGACTGCCCCTGGCCATACAGGCAGGACATTTGATCAGTTATCTTATATGTATGCAGGTGATGCGTTGTATACTAAACTTTTTTTCCAGTCTGTCCTTCACCTGCTGTTAAAGAGTACAGAGGAAAAACCGGGAAAGTATCCATTCCTTCAGTCCTTTGCAGAGATGGAAAAAGGAAAACAGATTTTAACTGCGTCTGCAGAAGAAACAAGCAAGCTGCTGAAAAAAGGGAAAACCCTGGAAGAAATAATGGAGGTACGAGGTCTTAAGAGGAGTACCATTGAAGACCATCTTATCGAGATTGCAATTTATGGGGACTCAAATGTTAGTAAACAATTAATAAGTGAAGAAGAGACATCAGTCATTTTGCAGGCTGCTGAAGAGACAGGTTCAAAGCGGCTTAAGCAAATAAAGGACAATCTGGGCGGGGAATATTCTTATTTTCAGATCAGACTGGCATTGGCAAGGCAGAGGGAGAGATAATATGAATCTTGAGCAAATACTGCAGAAGAAATTCGGCCATACTGAATTTCGCACTGGACAGAAGGAAATTATCCAGTCAGTACTTGAAAAAAGAAACGTACTGGCGGTGCTTCCAACCGGAGCCGGAAAAACATTATGCTATCATTTCCCTTCCAGACTGATTGACGGAATGACAATCGTTGTTTCACCGCTGTTGTCCTTAATGGAAGACCAGGTTCATCAGCTCCGGGCAAGGGGCGATAAGAACGTGCATCAGCTGAACGGAATGCTCACATTTGAAGAAAGGAAGCATGTCCTGAATGAAATCAATGCAGATACAATGCTGTTTTTATCTCCGGAAATGCTTGCCAACAGAAAGTTACTGCAAAGATTGGCCACAGTAAAAACCGGTTTGTTTGTTGTCGATGAGGCGCACTGCATTTCCCAGTGGGGACATGAATTCAGAACGGACTATCTCAGGCTGAAGGAAGTAATAGAATTTCTCGGAAACCCCTCATGCCTTGCGTTAACAGCGACAGCAACCAGAAAGGTAGAAAGAGATATTATCGGCCAGCTCGAAATGGAGGATCCAGTTATACATCGTTATTCAGTAAACAGAAAGCATATTAAGTTTTTTGTCCAAAAAGCAGAAACAAAACAGCTGAAACTGGAGTATCTTCAAAACTGTCTGGAGACGCTGGAGACGCCAGCCATCATTTATGCTCCTACGAGAAACGAGACGATCAGTCTGTCCCGGTATATTGGATCATTGAATGCCGGATTAACTGCTTATTATCATGGAGGTATGTCGAAGGAGGACAGGCTGCTGGTGCAGCATCAGTTTTTAAATAACGAGCTTGATATTATTTGTGCAACGAGTGCTTTTGGCATGGGAATCAATAAGCCGGATATTCGTACGGTTATTCATATGCATCTTCCCCCGTCTGCAGAGCAGTTTGTACAGGAGGCCGGACGGGCGGGAAGGGACGAAGCTGAAAGTGCTGCTGTAATTATTTACACAGACGAAGACAAATATATTCCATTGTCGTTTATTGATCAGGAGTTTCCCGAGGAACATGAACTGATGGTGTGGCTCAGAACACTCAAGCAGCTCGGACAAAGCAATGTATCCCTTCCTGGAGATGGAGAAATGAGTAAGATTCTGCAAGCTGAGGAAGCCCAGTGGAAAATGCTGAAGTATTATCTTGAGAAAGAAAACATACTATCCGGCCCGGTTATAAACTGGAGGGGTATAAGTGAACAGCTGTTTAATAAATTGAACAGACATTTCACTAACCGAAAGCTTGAAAAGGGAAGAAAATTTGACGACATGGAAAGCCTTGTGCAGGGAAATACATGCATTCGTTCGGGCATATTAAGATACTTTGACGAAGAAAAAGGGGCAGGGATTGAAAAATGCTGCTCTGCTTGCGGTCTGTCCATTAACGATGTTTTTTCCAACAAAAACATGCAAGGTAACAGACGGCTGCCAATTGAACAAAACGGCTGGAAAGAAGAGCTTGCCCAATTGCTGATACGGCCAAAACGGAGGACGGTTACGTGACAAAACAGTCAGAAATAATCAAACACCTCTCAGACAGGGAGCTGGTGCTGAATTTGTATATCACCCAGTTCATTATGCTTCTGGCTGCTCTTATTCTCAGCAGGTTTATCTTTGGAAGCTGGCTTTACCCGTTAACTCTGATTTCCTGGAATCTTAATCATCTGTTAATTGGCGTCGGGGCTGGTCTTCTCATAGTCGTTATAGAACTTGCAGCAGTGAGGTATCTCCCAAAAAGCTGGTTTGATGATGGAGGAATAAATGAGAGAATGTTCAAAAATCGTTCGCCGTTTCACATTGTTTTTCTCTCCTTCGTTATTGGTTTCTCTGAAGAACTGCTTTTTCGTGGTGTGCTGCAGACAAGCATAGGATTTATTCCTGCTTCATTAATCTTTGCACTTATTCATTTCCGGTACCTCGATAATTTTTTCTTGTTTTCCTTTACTGTAGGGATGAGTTTTTTTCTGGGGTATTTGTTCCTGGTGACGGGGAATCTTCTGACCGTTATTTTATGCCATATGGTTATTGATATGGTGCTTGGATGGTTTATCAGGTATGGTCTCTTAGATAAAATAAGAAAAACGGCAATGTAACTTTTGCAATTCACTTATTTTTGTCAGGGGATGTTAAACTTATGTTAAAATAAGTATATAAATCTACTTTAAGAGG
Protein-coding regions in this window:
- a CDS encoding iron ABC transporter permease; this translates as MRNSFIRSITSKFKSKAAVYTGMVLLLAAAFFAGISAGSANITARDVFFTIVSIFPWAGTEGQVDPLLAHIILEIRLPRVLLAVFVGASLAVAGAAFQGLLRNPLADPYTLGASSGSAVGAVAVIYFGLSLPLLGMLTLPVVSIAAGFLTLILVLAFARMVQRSLAVETIILTGIIFSSFLGAVISLFIALSGDELRQLIYWLLGSVGMRGWNHVYIIIPFFAAGFLLLLVHWRELNAFVFGEQSAHHLGINVGRKKVMILFAASLLTGAAVAVSGTIGFVGLVIPHFVRILWGADHKHLIPLSAMAGGAFLVFADIISRTIIAPVELPIGVITAIIGAPVFGLILISKHRGKLA
- a CDS encoding ABC transporter ATP-binding protein codes for the protein MLEVKGLTGGYGDNPVVRKLDFKAEKGTFFGILGPNGCGKSTLLKLITGVLEKQAGEVIIDGMQLETYDRKSLARKITLLPQQPESSFSYTVKDVIEMGRYPHKKGLFHFYDETDERKVNEVISLLHLEKYAALPLPSLSGGEQQRVYLARALVQEPAILLLDEPTNHLDISYQIEMMKQIKGLAREKGITIIAVLHDLNMASLFCDEILLMSEGEKVSLSGPKQALSERNVSGVYNTPLMRRDHPTAPKPLITFDFQEKGNWTNNSELLSYKETADVIKISAEGFMKTLTTSEKEEGFSWEQEFNFKKKYRESVSLQSDDNFLFVSDKGCTLKRGRLLTDDSNQLLILKNSRNEIAVLAIFMDEFLMESDFFRLLIKIGKWLGENPHTESKEEEPFIVLAASQRKSGENRSKDDLNLSLKKLITYGISLELNKEV
- a CDS encoding cob(I)yrinic acid a,c-diamide adenosyltransferase; translated protein: MKIYTKKGDTGDTQLIGKRVRKTNERVEAYGTLDELNSFIGLAVASLQDEKMEDLVKDLQKIQHELFDLGGDLANVSKKTGEEWAIKEEYVPYLEKRIDVYTEELTPFRAFILPGGSSAAAHLHVCRTVARRGERNILRINDEYEIPPAAVKYLNRLSDFFFTAARTVNERYGKEDILYKRNS
- a CDS encoding SurA N-terminal domain-containing protein — translated: MLNLKGKGLLALSAAAVLIISGCGDNDDNGAGNTPVDENTGNEEAAPETDNETDEGSEEAAARVNGEEITVNELDEMLNQRLAMWGLDPEDEENEEMVHMLRDELLNQMITNELLVQEAERQDISVDTEEVDAQLEQIIAQFPSEEDYEAALEQQNYTEELLRSEIEDELRREELLTLNHLDESELEVSEDEVLEYYEQLQLQDETMGEFEEEQEEIELHLKQLKYLEELREEADIEILV
- a CDS encoding histidinol-phosphatase; the protein is MRTDYHNHLEKGTLTFDYLLKFIKEAERKGIAELGISEHAYHFYETENILSNPWVNDRRWYKMEEYVSLFKEAREKGFNVKMSIEMDYTPGKHKEMAEFINSYKFDYVIGSVHWNGDFGVDLAEFRTEWEKRDLKKIYSEYYDQIVTLAQSNLFDIVGHLDLVKIFRYIPEDQDFLFEQYERATDALAASDTCIELSTAGLRKPVEEMYPHPDLLKMCCEKGIPLVLSSDAHEPDHVGYEYDKAVSLAKEAGYTAVTVFNQRDRTSAPLE
- the serA gene encoding phosphoglycerate dehydrogenase, coding for MRVKDKIEQKTFTVLISDQISEEGLQPLYRNESIKLVFEPLTSTSLPLKQIDALLIRSATQVTEEYLEQMENLKIIGRAGVGTDNIDLNAATKQGVVVVNAPEGNTISTAEHTFAMMISLLRNIPQADASMKQGKWERKNFQGTELFGKTIGIIGFGRIGTELAKRANAFQMKVLAYDPFLTKERADKHKVKASELEELLEESDIITVHTPLTKDTKGIINEAAFRRMKSGVYILNCARGGIIDEKALEAALSEGHVRGAAIDVYEKEPAVNHPLSKFPQVITTPHIAASTTEAQLHVAEQVSQEVAQFLEGQPAIHAVNLPYFEQGDYEQYLPVYKLTKTMGEIGTQLSEGPVKQIDLSYAGEISHQNTNFFNRSFLCGFFENQIDSYVNEVNAPLIAKERGIQVSEKHLNDSKGYSNLIQADLTGEFSGISIFGTYHKEFGARIIQLNDFQIDFQPQKHNLFIQHNDQPGVIGKVGQLLGTHGINIATMQVGRRSEGGRAIMLLAIDKVCERKVIESFRTIEEIYSVSPLELSIN
- a CDS encoding acetamidase/formamidase family protein → MKKPNHTIHSHCHHNVWDNSLEPALSVSPGKSVYFEVIDSSGGQLSPSSDVSDVRNLDFSKVNPVTGPVYIEGAKQGDTLEVEIEGFGPQSWGWTAIIPGFGLLSEEFADPYLKIWDLKKNTHAEFLPGIEIPVNPFPGTIGTALHEPGEHSVVPPRQNGGNMDIRHLTKGTKLYLPVWVDGALFSVGDTHAAQGDGEVCGTAIEAPMDIQLKFKVHKGKQIKEPQFVTPGPLTQGNGEKGYYVTTGFSPDLMEATKKSISYMIEHLISQYGLSDQEAYALCSVAVDLKISEVVDVPNYLVSACLPLNIFK
- a CDS encoding Crp/Fnr family transcriptional regulator, producing the protein MKDWKNHLKEMPFFEGLTNEELEPVLTMSRIRQLKDKEVLFWEGEPKTHIYVLGEGTILISKLTETGEESLINVLGEGEIFPHSGFFGSSVYPGTATAKKNVTVLAIPIDSFEKLIESNPEIAIRIIQVMNKKIFYLQKKLNEILSLNVESRLKGAMAHLQDTQGDVIRLTHQEMGNIIGSTRETVSRQLKKWEKQGLVEVKKDRVILKEDFERV
- a CDS encoding ferredoxin encodes the protein MAKYTIVDKDTCIACGACGAAAPDIYDYDDDGIAFVILDDNEGNTEVPEELYEDMEDAHEGCPTDSIKVADEPFEGDALKFE